Proteins encoded within one genomic window of Brachybacterium muris:
- a CDS encoding L,D-transpeptidase family protein has protein sequence MTHVTDTGGPVPADRGRKRLTLVVLAIIAIIAVLLTGGALAYAKQFDGKALPGTTVLGQDVSGKTPEEIAQLVAQRGEDVTVTVTADGAEHQATLAELGVTVDAAATGQAAVARDDSFPDVIAATWSGEHPVEPVVSVDETAVAAFANSLVPADRAEPVDAQVVFNEDAQTWNAVPGENGQGVDPQAMVETVTQKAASLESFSVEQPIEEIAPAITTEEAEGVVGTISGVLEQPMSIAGPEDKTYEVSAERRNSWLSVAPDEAGQTLVLSVDEAAVREWVAARADKDSIKPKDGIEQVDEAGEVVKVVSEKRDGLEFTNVDAVADELIASLKGSSPLEAAFETKTVEAKVEKVKAPTEEETEEGTDDAADPAAPAPTGEKWIDVNLSAKTVTAYVGNTPVWGPRKMVDGKPGYETVTGSFEIYLRYDRQDMTNANYYPEGHPKYYYTPDVPWVQYFHNGYGFHGAPWRSSFGYSGSHGCINMPVSEAKWLYDWASMGTRVEVHY, from the coding sequence ATGACGCACGTGACCGACACCGGTGGCCCGGTGCCTGCCGACCGTGGGCGGAAGCGCCTGACCCTCGTGGTGCTCGCCATCATCGCGATCATCGCGGTGCTGCTGACCGGTGGCGCCCTCGCCTACGCCAAGCAGTTCGACGGCAAGGCCCTGCCCGGCACCACGGTGCTGGGCCAGGACGTGTCCGGCAAGACCCCGGAGGAGATCGCCCAGCTGGTCGCCCAGCGCGGTGAGGACGTCACGGTCACGGTCACTGCCGATGGCGCGGAGCACCAGGCCACCCTCGCCGAGCTCGGCGTGACGGTGGACGCCGCCGCCACCGGCCAGGCGGCTGTGGCCCGGGACGACTCCTTCCCGGATGTCATCGCAGCCACCTGGAGCGGTGAGCACCCGGTCGAGCCCGTGGTGAGCGTCGACGAGACCGCTGTGGCGGCCTTCGCCAACTCCCTGGTGCCCGCGGACCGCGCCGAGCCGGTCGATGCCCAGGTCGTGTTCAACGAGGACGCGCAGACCTGGAACGCCGTGCCGGGCGAGAACGGCCAGGGCGTGGACCCGCAGGCCATGGTGGAGACCGTGACCCAGAAGGCCGCGTCGCTGGAGTCCTTCTCCGTGGAGCAGCCCATCGAAGAGATCGCCCCCGCGATCACCACCGAGGAGGCCGAGGGCGTGGTGGGCACCATCTCCGGCGTCCTCGAGCAGCCGATGTCGATCGCCGGCCCCGAGGACAAGACCTACGAGGTCTCCGCCGAGCGGCGCAACTCCTGGCTCTCCGTGGCCCCCGACGAAGCCGGGCAGACGCTGGTGCTGTCGGTGGACGAGGCCGCCGTGCGCGAGTGGGTCGCCGCCCGTGCGGACAAGGACTCCATCAAGCCCAAGGACGGGATCGAGCAGGTCGACGAGGCCGGTGAGGTCGTCAAGGTCGTCTCCGAGAAGCGCGACGGCCTGGAGTTCACCAATGTGGATGCCGTGGCCGACGAGCTGATCGCCTCCCTGAAGGGCTCCAGCCCGCTGGAGGCCGCGTTCGAGACCAAGACCGTCGAGGCCAAGGTCGAGAAGGTCAAGGCCCCCACCGAGGAGGAGACCGAGGAGGGCACCGACGACGCCGCCGACCCGGCCGCTCCCGCCCCCACCGGTGAGAAGTGGATCGACGTGAACCTCAGCGCCAAGACCGTCACCGCCTACGTGGGCAACACCCCCGTGTGGGGCCCGCGCAAGATGGTGGACGGCAAGCCGGGCTACGAGACCGTGACCGGTTCCTTCGAGATCTACCTGCGCTACGACCGCCAGGACATGACCAACGCCAACTACTACCCCGAGGGCCACCCGAAGTACTACTACACCCCGGATGTCCCGTGGGTGCAGTACTTCCACAACGGCTACGGCTTCCACGGTGCCCCGTGGCGGTCCTCCTTCGGGTACTCCGGCTCGCACGGCTGCATCAACATGCCGGTGTCCGAGGCGAAGTGGCTGTACGACTGGGCCTCGATGGGCACCCGCGTGGAGGTCCACTACTGA
- a CDS encoding bifunctional riboflavin kinase/FAD synthetase — MTRTPIWHSASEVPSHLGATAVSIGNYDGVHRGHRYVLSQLIHHARTRSLTPVALTFWPHPRHVMSGKVDPQLITGHEDRDRLLLLAGVGGVLDLEFTREFAQHSAEDFVRIFLVEGLGARCVVLGEDALFGRANAGNIDTMRELGQEYGFDVVTVSDLGPEGQGTGRISSSAIRESLLRGEVEAAAAMLGRRHTVTDVVHHGFRRGREMGFPTANLGPTPQGLVPADGVYAGYLTVIDQHPDHVGTAALAGAPATISIGTNPTFTDAGVPQRTVEAYVHDDHSLDLYGDTVRLEFVDYQRPTLKFDGIDALIEQMHKDVEVTRRTLASAPVPEPSAD; from the coding sequence GTGACCCGCACCCCCATCTGGCACTCCGCAAGCGAGGTGCCCTCTCACCTCGGTGCCACGGCGGTGTCGATCGGCAACTACGACGGCGTGCATCGTGGGCACAGGTACGTGCTGTCCCAGCTGATCCATCACGCGCGCACACGTTCACTCACGCCGGTGGCGCTCACCTTCTGGCCCCATCCGCGGCACGTGATGAGCGGGAAAGTCGATCCGCAGCTGATCACCGGCCATGAGGACCGGGACCGTCTGCTGCTGCTGGCGGGCGTGGGCGGGGTGCTCGACCTGGAGTTCACGCGCGAGTTCGCGCAGCACTCGGCCGAGGACTTCGTGCGCATCTTCCTGGTGGAGGGCCTGGGGGCCCGCTGCGTGGTGCTCGGGGAGGACGCCCTCTTCGGGCGGGCCAACGCCGGCAACATCGACACCATGCGCGAGCTGGGCCAGGAGTACGGCTTCGACGTGGTGACCGTCTCCGACCTCGGCCCCGAGGGGCAGGGGACCGGCCGCATCTCGTCCTCCGCGATCCGCGAGTCCCTGCTGCGGGGCGAGGTCGAGGCCGCCGCGGCCATGCTGGGCCGGCGCCACACCGTCACCGACGTGGTCCACCACGGCTTCCGGCGCGGTCGGGAGATGGGGTTCCCCACCGCCAACCTGGGCCCGACCCCGCAGGGGCTGGTCCCCGCCGACGGGGTGTACGCCGGTTACCTCACCGTGATCGACCAGCATCCCGACCATGTCGGCACGGCTGCCCTGGCCGGGGCGCCGGCCACCATCTCCATCGGCACCAACCCCACCTTCACCGACGCCGGCGTCCCCCAGCGCACCGTCGAGGCGTACGTGCACGACGACCACTCCCTGGACCTGTACGGCGACACCGTGCGCCTGGAGTTCGTGGACTACCAGCGCCCCACCCTGAAGTTCGACGGCATCGACGCGCTGATCGAGCAGATGCACAAGGACGTCGAGGTGACCCGCCGCACTCTCGCCTCCGCCCCAGTGCCCGAGCCGTCGGCCGACTGA
- the rpsO gene encoding 30S ribosomal protein S15 — protein MAFDTATKQEIIKEYGTTEGDTGSPEVQVALLTHRIKYLTEHLKTHKHDHHSRRGLMLLVGQRKRLLQYLQDVDIERYRALIQRLGLRR, from the coding sequence ATGGCCTTCGACACCGCCACCAAGCAGGAGATCATCAAGGAGTACGGCACCACCGAGGGCGACACCGGTTCGCCCGAGGTCCAGGTCGCGCTCCTGACCCACCGCATCAAGTACCTGACCGAGCACCTGAAGACCCACAAGCACGACCACCACTCGCGTCGTGGTCTGATGCTGCTGGTCGGCCAGCGCAAGCGTCTCCTGCAGTACCTGCAGGACGTCGACATCGAGCGATACCGTGCGCTGATCCAGCGCCTCGGCCTGCGCCGATGA
- a CDS encoding polyribonucleotide nucleotidyltransferase → MEGPDITATTAVIDNGSFGRREVRFETGRLAQQAAGAVAVYLDDDTMVFSATAVSNRPKDQFDFFPLTVDVEERMYAAGRIPGSFFRREGRPSTDAILAARLTDRPLRPAFVKGLRNEVQVVLTVMACNPDDAYDVIGINGASASTQISGLPFSGPIGAVRIALMPTNEGGQWVAFPTYSQLDEAVFSMVVAGRMVGEGDSSDVAVMMVEAEATDNSWDLIKNQGAIAPTEEVVAEGLEAAKVFIRTLCQAQAEMAASAAKPVREFPLFLDHQEDAYQIVEQAAADRLREVMSIAGKQEREERTEELLAQITEELGGEGKLLEGREKEITGAYRALTKKVVRQKVLTEGVRIDGRGLRDIRALSAEVEVLPRVHGSALFQRGETQIMGVTTLNMLKMEQQIDSLSPNDRKRYLHHYNFPPYSTGETGRVGSPKRREIGHGMLAERALVPVLPGREEFPYAIRQVSEALGSNGSTSMGSVCASTLSLLNAGVPLRAPVAGIAMGLISDTIQNDAGESEVRYAALTDILGAEDAFGDMDFKVAGTPEFITAIQLDTKLDGIPASVLGSALAQAREARLAILSVLNEAIDAPDEMSPNAPRVIAVTIPVDKIGAVIGPKGQMINQIQDDTGADITIEDDGTVYIGATDGPSAEAARSAVNAIANPMVPETGERYLGTVVRVVDFGAFVSLTPGKDGLLHVTQLRKLNGGKRVENVEDVVKVGQKVEVEIREVDARGKISLAVPEEDKAEETSEAPVESAENAEREAPTAE, encoded by the coding sequence ATGGAAGGCCCTGACATCACCGCGACCACCGCCGTCATCGACAACGGCTCCTTCGGCCGCCGCGAGGTGCGCTTCGAGACCGGACGTCTCGCCCAGCAGGCCGCCGGCGCGGTCGCCGTGTACCTCGACGACGACACGATGGTCTTCTCGGCCACCGCCGTCTCGAACCGCCCCAAGGACCAGTTCGACTTCTTCCCCCTCACGGTTGACGTCGAGGAGCGGATGTACGCCGCCGGCCGCATCCCCGGTTCGTTCTTCCGCCGCGAGGGCCGTCCCAGCACGGACGCCATCCTCGCCGCCCGCCTCACCGACCGCCCGCTGCGCCCCGCTTTCGTGAAGGGCCTGCGCAACGAGGTCCAGGTCGTCCTCACCGTGATGGCCTGCAACCCCGACGACGCCTACGACGTCATCGGCATCAACGGCGCCTCCGCCTCCACCCAGATCTCCGGTCTGCCGTTCTCCGGCCCGATCGGTGCGGTGCGCATCGCCCTGATGCCCACCAACGAGGGTGGCCAGTGGGTCGCGTTCCCCACCTACTCCCAGCTCGACGAGGCCGTGTTCTCCATGGTCGTCGCCGGTCGCATGGTCGGCGAGGGCGACAGCTCCGACGTGGCCGTGATGATGGTCGAGGCCGAGGCCACCGACAACTCCTGGGACCTGATCAAGAACCAGGGCGCCATCGCCCCCACCGAGGAGGTCGTGGCCGAGGGCCTCGAGGCCGCCAAGGTGTTCATCCGCACCCTGTGCCAGGCGCAGGCCGAGATGGCCGCTAGCGCCGCCAAGCCGGTGCGCGAGTTCCCGCTGTTCCTGGACCACCAGGAGGACGCCTACCAGATCGTGGAGCAGGCCGCCGCGGATCGTTTGCGCGAGGTCATGTCCATCGCCGGCAAGCAGGAGCGCGAGGAGCGCACCGAGGAGCTGCTGGCCCAGATCACCGAGGAGCTCGGTGGTGAGGGCAAGCTGCTCGAGGGCCGCGAGAAGGAGATCACCGGTGCCTACCGCGCACTGACCAAGAAGGTCGTGCGCCAGAAGGTCCTCACCGAGGGCGTGCGCATCGACGGCCGTGGCCTGCGGGATATCCGCGCCCTCTCGGCCGAGGTCGAGGTGCTGCCCCGCGTGCACGGATCGGCACTGTTCCAGCGCGGCGAGACCCAGATCATGGGCGTCACCACGCTGAACATGCTCAAGATGGAGCAGCAGATCGACTCGCTCTCGCCGAACGATCGCAAGCGCTACCTCCACCACTACAACTTCCCGCCCTACTCCACCGGTGAGACCGGTCGCGTGGGCTCCCCAAAGCGCCGCGAGATCGGCCACGGCATGCTCGCCGAGCGCGCCCTGGTGCCGGTGCTCCCGGGCCGCGAGGAGTTCCCCTACGCGATCCGTCAGGTCTCCGAGGCACTGGGCTCCAACGGCTCCACCTCGATGGGCTCCGTGTGCGCCTCCACCCTGTCCCTGCTGAACGCCGGTGTGCCGCTGCGCGCCCCGGTGGCCGGCATCGCCATGGGCCTGATCTCCGACACCATTCAGAATGATGCTGGGGAGTCCGAGGTTCGTTACGCGGCCCTCACCGACATCCTCGGTGCCGAGGACGCCTTCGGCGACATGGACTTCAAGGTGGCCGGTACCCCCGAGTTCATCACCGCGATCCAGCTGGACACCAAGCTCGACGGCATCCCCGCCTCCGTGCTCGGCTCCGCGCTGGCCCAGGCCCGCGAGGCACGCCTGGCGATCCTGTCGGTGCTGAACGAGGCGATCGACGCCCCGGACGAGATGAGCCCGAACGCCCCGCGCGTCATCGCGGTCACCATCCCGGTCGACAAGATCGGTGCGGTCATCGGCCCCAAGGGCCAGATGATCAACCAGATCCAGGACGACACCGGTGCCGACATCACCATTGAGGACGACGGCACCGTGTACATCGGTGCCACCGACGGCCCCTCCGCCGAGGCCGCGCGCAGCGCAGTCAACGCGATCGCCAACCCGATGGTCCCCGAGACCGGTGAGCGCTACCTCGGCACCGTGGTGCGCGTGGTGGACTTCGGCGCCTTCGTGTCGCTGACCCCCGGCAAGGACGGTCTGCTGCACGTGACCCAGCTGCGCAAGCTGAACGGCGGCAAGCGCGTGGAGAACGTCGAGGACGTCGTCAAGGTGGGCCAGAAGGTCGAGGTGGAGATCCGCGAGGTCGACGCCCGCGGCAAGATCTCCCTGGCCGTGCCGGAGGAGGACAAGGCCGAGGAGACCTCCGAGGCTCCCGTCGAGTCCGCCGAGAACGCCGAGCGCGAGGCGCCCACCGCCGAGTGA